The following proteins come from a genomic window of Nothobranchius furzeri strain GRZ-AD chromosome 1, NfurGRZ-RIMD1, whole genome shotgun sequence:
- the LOC139071550 gene encoding spectrin alpha chain, non-erythrocytic 1-like gives MSDLSAYGSSIQALKEQAQSCRDLKANESRLRDINKVASELESEGLMAEEAPMVPAQQQEHLGSAPGKDEADSNTASPWKTVRLGVQTTANFNSIKVRGSSSLPV, from the exons atgtcggacctgtcggcttacggcagcagcatccaggccctgaaggagcaggcccagtcctgcagg gacctgaaggccaacgagtcccgcctgagggacatcaacaaggtggcatctgaactggagtcagaaggtctgatggctgaggaggctcctatggttccggctcag caacaagaacatctgggttctgctcctggaaag gatgaagccgactctaacacggcgtcaccctggaag accgtacggttgggcgttcagacgacggctaactttaattccatcaaggtaagaggaagctcttcccttcctgtctga